One genomic window of Solanum stenotomum isolate F172 chromosome 9, ASM1918654v1, whole genome shotgun sequence includes the following:
- the LOC125877784 gene encoding pentatricopeptide repeat-containing protein At2g18940, chloroplastic — MEGSLFPNRPILPIQSTKPTPLPPTQRLKLYPTTTTSPLPPLKQQQQQTPSSSTSTSFPLDSLLQHLLHVSSSNPPRTVKSSRISNTHLSSLPVSLENDDTLFGNTRVTVPKMESFDDGSLEFLPLNCKLLIDSILERPLSHLTEFFDSVKFELLEVDLMSLLKGLDVIGKWDRAILLFEWVVLNIHVENEKLDSQVIEFMVKVLGRESQHLVTSKLFDVIPFEDYSLDVRAWTTVLHAYSRIGKYDKAIALFEYVKEKGLSATLVTYNVMLDVYGKKGRSWNNILLLLDEMTSNGLEFDEFTCSTVIAACGREGLLEEAKEFFDGLKRKGYVPGTVTYNSLLQVFGKAGIYSEALRVLKEMEENNCPPDSVTYNELVAAYVRAGFLEEGAALIDTMTHKGVMPNAITYTTVIDAYGKAGKEDKALSFFKQMKQAGCVPNVCTYNAIIGMLGKKSRVEEMMDMISDMKLNGCAPNRITWNTMLAMCGNRGMQKYVNHVFHEMKSCGFEPDRDTFNTLIRAYGRCDSDFNAAKMYDEMIQAGFTPCVTTYNALLNALARRGDWRAAESVFSDMKSKGFKPSETTYSLMLHCYSKGGNVRGVERIAKEIYDGHIFPSWMLLRTLILANFKCRSLMGMERAFQELQKNGYRPDLVIFNSMLSIFARNKLYDRAHEVLHLIRENGLQPDLVTYNSLMDMYARAGECWKAEEILNRLQKNGGNPDLVSYNTVIKAFCRQGRMEEAIRIFSQMTEKGIRPCIVTYNTFIAGFAARGMFSEVNELISYMIQHECRPNELTYKTIVDGYCKAKRYQDAMDFVLNIKEKDNTFDEESLQRFTSRVRENMES, encoded by the coding sequence ATGGAAGGTTCTCTCTTCCCAAATAGGCCAATCTTGCCAATCCAATCAACAAAACCAACACCTTTACCACCAACCCAGCGCCTCAAATTGTATCCCACCACCACCACTTCCCCTCTCCCACCTCTCaaacaacagcaacaacaaaccccttcttcttctacttctacttcTTTCCCTCTTGATTCTCTTCTACAACATCTCCTTCATGTTTCatcttcaaatcctccaagAACTGTTAAATCTTCAagaattagcaatacccatttGTCTTCTCTTCCTGTTTCTCTGGAAAATGATGACACCCTTTTTGGGAATACGAGGGTTACTGTTCCCAAAATGGAATCTTTTGATGACGGGTCACTTGAATTTCTCCCTCTTAACTGTAAGTTACTGATTGATTCAATTCTTGAACGCCCTCTTTCTCATTTGACTGAATTCTTTGATTCTGTGAAATTTGAGTTGCTTGAAGTTGATTTGATGAGTCTTTTGAAAGGCTTAGATGTTATAGGCAAATGGGATAGAGCTATTTTGTTGTTTGAATGGGTTGTTTTGAACATTCATGTTGAAAATGAAAAGCTAGATAGTCAAGTTATTGAATTCATGGTGAAGGTTTTGGGTAGGGAATCACAGCATTTGGTGACGTCAAAACTGTTTGATGTTATTCCATTTGAAGATTACTCACTTGATGTTCGAGCCTGGACAACTGTTCTACATGCTTATTCTCGGATTGGCAAGTATGACAAGGCAATTGCATTGTTTGAATATGTGAAAGAGAAGGGTTTATCTGCCACCTTGGTAACTTATAATGTTATGTTAGATGTTTATGGTAAAAAGGGTAGGTCTTGGAACAATATTTTACTGCTTTTAGATGAAATGACAAGTAACGGGCTTGAATTTGACGAGTTCACTTGTAGCACGGTTATAGCTGCTTGTGGGAGGGAAGGGTTGTTGGAGGAAGCAAAAGAGTTTTTTGATGGATTGAAGAGAAAGGGTTATGTTCCGGGAACAGTTACTTACAATTCTTTACTCCAAGTCTTTGGTAAGGCTGGAATTTACTCGGAGGCATTGCGTGTTCTGAAAGAAATGGAGGAGAATAACTGCCCTCCTGATTCGGTGACCTATAATGAGCTTGTGGCAGCTTATGTGAGGGCGGGCTTCCTTGAAGAAGGAGCAGCACTTATAGACACAATGACACACAAGGGTGTAATGCCGAATGCTATCACTTATACAACAGTGATAGATGCCTATGGTAAGGCAGGGAAGGAGGACAAAGCCTTGAGCTTTTTCAAGCAAATGAAACAAGCAGGGTGTGTTCCTAATGTCTGTACATATAACGCAATCATTGGGATGCTGGGAAAGAAATCTCGAGTAGAAGAGATGATGGACATGATCTCTGATATGAAATTAAATGGATGTGCCCCAAACCGTATTACTTGGAACACAATGCTTGCAATGTGTGGTAATAGGGGAATGCAAAAATATGTAAATCACGTTTTCCATGAGATGAAAAGCTGTGGTTTTGAGCCTGATAGAGACACATTTAATACTTTGATTCGTGCTTATGGAAGGTGTGATTCTGATTTTAATGCTGCAAAGATGTATGATGAGATGATCCAAGCAGGATTCACTCCGTGTGTCACAACATACAATGCGCTTCTTAATGCCCTTGCTCGTCGAGGTGATTGGAGAGCAGCTGAATCTGTTTTCTCAGACATGAAAAGTAAAGGGTTTAAGCCCAGTGAAACTACTTACTCTTTGATGCTCCACTGCTATTCAAAGGGAGGGAACGTGAGAGGTGTGGAGAGAATCGCAAAGGAAATTTATGATGGTCATATTTTTCCTAGTTGGATGCTTTTGAGAACCCTCATTCTTGCAAATTTCAAGTGTAGATCTCTCATGGGTATGGAGAGAGCATTTCAGGAATTACAGAAAAATGGATACAGGCCAGATTTGGTCATATTTAACTCCATGCTTTCCATATTTGCACGGAACAAGCTATATGACCGTGCTCACGAGGTGCTGCATTTAATTAGGGAGAATGGTCTGCAGCCAGATCTTGTTACATATAATAGTTTAATGGACATGTATGCTAGAGCCGGTGAATGTTGGAAAGCTGAGGAAATCCTTAATCGACTGCAGAAGAATGGAGGAAATCCAGACCTTGTATCATATAACACTGTCATCAAAGCGTTCTGCAGACAAGGTCGTATGGAGGAGGCCATACGAATTTTCTCCCAGATGACAGAAAAAGGAATCCGACCTTGCATTGTTACATATAATACATTTATCGCTGGATTTGCAGCTCGAGGAATGTTCTCTGAGGTAAATGAATTGATCAGTTATATGATCCAGCACGAGTGCAGACCAAATGAGCTAACATACAAGACTATTGTTGATGGTTATTGTAAAGCAAAAAGATACCAAGATGCAATGGATTTTGTGTtgaatattaaagaaaaagataacACCTTTGATGAGGAATCTTTGCAACGATTTACTTCTCGAGTTAGGGAAAATATGGAATCATGA
- the LOC125877788 gene encoding adagio protein 1-like codes for MEWDSDSDLSGEEEDGVIEEEVEEELEELGFMLSGGGSALPFPIDSLLQPAPCGFVVSDVFEPDHPIIYVNSVFEMVTGYRAEEVLGQNCRFLQCRGPYAKRRHPLVDSTVITEIRRCIDQGIEFQGELLNFRKDGSPMMNRLRLTPIYGDGVAITHILGIQYFQEVNIDLGPLPGSLVKEPTRLLDRYRSSLSLYGPASEGNRSNNHGVCGILQLSDEVLALKILSLLTPRDIASVGSVSTRLYELTKNEDLWRMVCQNAWGSETTRVLEAVPGAKRLGWGRLARELTTLEAAAWRKLTVGGIVEPSRCNFSACAVGNRVVLFGGEGVNMQPMNDTFVLDLNSSNPEWKYVKVSSPPPGRWGHTLSCVNGSHLVVFGGYGRQGLLNDVFVLDLDAKQPTWREISSLAPPLPRSWHSSCTLDGTKLIVSGGCTDSGVLLNDTFLLDLSMEKPVWREIAVTWTPPSRLGHTLSVYGGRKILMFGGLAKSGPVRFRSSDVFTLDLSEEEPCWRCVTGSGMPGAGNPGGLAPSPRLDHVALSLPGGRVLVFGGSITSGLQSGSQLYILDPTEEKPTWRILNVTGRAPSIAWGHNTCVVGGTRAIVLGGQTGEDWMLGEIHELSLASSVII; via the exons ATGGAGTGGGATAGCGATTCGGATTTgagtggagaagaagaagatggcGTGATTGAggaagaagttgaggaagaattaGAGGAACTAGGGTTTATGTTGAGTGGTGGTGGTTCGGCTTTGCCTTTCCCTATTGACTCGCTTTTGCAACCTGCACCTTGTGGTTTTGTTGTTAGCGATGTTTTTGAGCCTGACCATCCCATTATATATGTCAATTCTGTTTTTGAGATGGTTACTGGTTACCGTGCTGAAGAAGTCCTTGGCCAAAACTG TCGCTTCTTGCAATGTAGAGGCCCATATGCCAAACGAAGACATCCTCTTGTGGACTCAACTGTAATAACAGAAATTAGAAGATGCATTGACCAAGGGATTGAATTTCAAGGCGAACTgttaaattttagaaaagatGGATCTCCCATGATGAATAGACTGCGTTTGACTCCAATATATGGGGATGGTGTAGCGATAACTCACATTCTTGGTATTCAGTACTTTCAGGAAGTAAATATTGATTTGGGTCCACTTCCAGGATCCTTGGTGAAGGAGCCTACAAGACTATTGGATAGGTACCGTTCTAGTCTTTCTCTTTATGGACCAGCCTCAGAAGGAAACCGCTCTAACAATCATGGAGTTTGTGGTATACTGCAGTTGAGTGATGAGGTCCTAGCGCTCAAAATTCTCTCACTGTTGACCCCAAGAGATATTGCATCTGTTGGCTCTGTTTCTACACGACTTTATGAGCTGACAAAAAATGAAGATCTTTGGCGTATGGTCTGTCAGAATGCATGGGGTAGTGAAACAACTCGTGTGTTAGAAGCAGTGCCAGGAGCTAAGAGACTGGGTTGGGGTAGATTGGCTAGAGAATTAACTACTCTAGAAGCAGCAGCTTGGAGGAAGCTAACTGTTGGAGGTATTGTTGAACCTTCACGTTGCAACTTCAGTGCATGTGCAGTAGGGAACCGTGTTGTACTCTTTGGTGGAGAGGGGGTAAACATGCAACCAATGAATGATACTTTTGTATTGGACTTGAATTCCAGCAATCCAGAGTGGAAATATGTCAAAGTCAGTTCTCCTCCTCCTGGACGTTGGGGGCACACACTCTCTTGTGTGAATGGATCTCATCTCGTTGTGTTTGGTGGATATGGAAGGCAGGGTCTCTTGAATGACGTCTTTGTGCTGGATTTGGATGCCAAACAACCAACATGGCGTGAAATCTCTAGCTTGGCGCCTCCGCTTCCAAGATCTTGGCACAGCTCCTGTACTTTGGATGGGACCAAGTTGATAGTTTCTGGTGGTTGTACAGATTCTGGTGTACTTCTCAATGATACTTTCCTGCTTGATCTGTCTATGGAGAAGCCTGTGTGGCGTGAGATAGCAGTGACGTGGACTCCACCTTCTCGCTTGGGCCACACGCTGTCTGTTTATGGAGGCAGGAAAATTCTTATGTTTGGGGGTCTTGCCAAGAGTGGTCCTGTGCGTTTTCGATCAAGTGATGTGTTTACCTTGGATCTCAGTGAGGAAGAACCCTGCTGGAGATGTGTTACAGGAAGTGGAATGCCTGGTGCGGGAAATCCCGGAGGCCTTGCTCCTTCCCCAAGGCTTGATCATGTGGCATTAAGTCTCCCTGGTGGCAGAGTTCTGGTCTTTGGTGGGTCCATTACTTCTGGTCTCCAATCAGGATCACAGCTCTACATTTTGGATCCAACAGAAGAGAAGCCTACATGGAGGATATTGAATGTGACTGGTCGGGCTCCAAGTATTGCTTGGGGACATAATACATGTGTTGTTGGCGGAACTAGAGCAATAGTCCTCGGAGGTCAAACTGGGGAAGACTGGATGCTCGGTGAGATCCATGAACTATCTTTAGCAAGCTCTGTTATTATATGA
- the LOC125877790 gene encoding glucan endo-1,3-beta-glucosidase 5-like, translated as MKYFYNIFVLWILLITLDKCEGLGVNWGTRASHPLPPDIVVKLLKENGFNKVKLFEADPGVLKALGRSGVQVMVGIPNDLLAPLSASVRAAEQWVQQNVSSFISKNGVDIRYVAVGNEPFLKDYKDTFLNTTYPALQNVQAALIKAGLGRQVKVTIPINADVYQTDTGVPSGGNFRSDIHGLMMNIVKFLSDNGGPLTINIYPFLSLYADPHFPIDFAFFSGTSSPVVDGSISYTNVFEANYDTLVWALEKNGFGSLPIIVGEIGWPTDGDSNANIEYAKKFNQGLLDRISRGIGTPKRPTPPDIYLFGLVDEDTKSIQPGNFERHWGVFYYDGAIKYQLNLGNKQSLKAAKGVRYLARKWCVMAPDANVMDPNLPDSINYACSYADCTSLGYGSSCGGLDVKSNASYAFNMYYQTMNQQKGSCERFHNLSVITMIDPSPSSSNFGRSSSNCRFEIMIDVGRHETRVNPGTSSATKIKHFSLVLLVLVFMLHY; from the exons atgaaatatttttacaaCATCTTCGTCTTGTGGATTTTGTTAATAACGCTCGATAAATGTGAGGGTCTAGGCGTGAATTGGGGGACGCGAGCGAGTCATCCACTTCCACCAGATATTGTAGTGAAGTTGTTAAAAGAGAACGGATTCAATAAAGTGAAGTTGTTTGAAGCGGATCCAGGAGTGTTGAAGGCGTTGGGTAGATCAGGTGTTCAAGTTATGGTTGGGATACCTAATGACTTGTTAGCACCATTGTCCGCTAGTGTTCGTGCTGCTGAACAATGGGTGCAACAAAATGTTTCATCATTTATTTCTAAGAATGGGGTCGATATCAG ATACGTTGCAGTGGGAAATGAGCCTTTTTTGAAAGATTACAAAGACACATTCCTTAACACAACATATCCGGCCCTCCAAAATGTGCAAGCAGCTCTTATCAAAGCAGGCCTTGGTCGACAAGTCAAGGTTACGATTCCAATTAATGCTGATGTGTATCAAACGGACACTGGAGTCCCCTCCGGTGGAAATTTTAGATCAGACATTCATGGTCTCATGATGAATATCGTCAAATTCCTAAGTGATAACGGAGGTCCTCTCACCATTAACATCTACCCATTCCTTAGCCTCTACGCGGATCCTCATTTCCCAATTGATTTCGCCTTTTTCTCAGGAACTTCATCTCCTGTTGTTGATGGTTCCATCTCGTACACTAATGTATTCGAAGCTAATTATGATACTCTCGTTTGGGCTCTAGAGAAAAATGGTTTCGGGTCGTTGCCTATAATTGTAGGAGAGATTGGTTGGCCAACTGACGGAGATTCCAATGCAAATATCGAGTATGCTAAGAAGTTCAATCAAGGTCTACTAGACCGAATTAGTCGTGGCATAGGTACCCCTAAACGTCCTACACCACCAGACATTTACCTTTTTGGGCTGGTGGACGAAGACACCAAGAGCATCCAACCAGGTAATTTTGAGAGACATTGGGGAGTTTTTTACTATGATGGAGCTATCAAGTACCAACTCAATTTAGGTAACAAACAAAGTTTGAAAGCAGCAAAAGGCGTTCGATATTTAGCTAGGAAATGGTGTGTGATGGCCCCTGATGCTAATGTTATGGACCCTAACTTACCAGACAGTATCAACTATGCTTGTAGTTATGCAGATTGCACTAGTCTGGGATATGGTTCATCATGTGGTGGATTGGATGTTAAGAGCAATGCTTCGTACGCGTTTAATATGTACTACCAAACTATGAATCAACAGAAGGGGTCGTGTGAACGGTTTCACAATTTATCGGTCATTACAATGATTGATCCATCTCCCTCCTCTTCTAATTTTGGTCGAAGCTCTTCAAATTGTCGATTTGAGATCATGATTGATGTGGGCAGGCACGAGACGAGGGTAAATCCAGGAACGTCTTCAGCTACAAAGATCAAacatttttctcttgttttatTGGTACTAGTATTCATGTTGCACTACTAA